A genomic window from Nicotiana sylvestris chromosome 11, ASM39365v2, whole genome shotgun sequence includes:
- the LOC138881274 gene encoding uncharacterized protein: protein MEKFWTYLMGIKVIVHTDHVALRYLMSKKDSKARLMWWVLILQGFDLEIQDRKGSDNQVADHLSRLEKDGRPLDGLEINDSFPYEQILSISMTRMPWFVDLANYLVSSIVPNELFSNQWKKLKQDYLDYYWDEPYLFRIYTDWVIRRCVLEEDQMGILEACHSSPYGGHHGGARMATKVLTCGFYWPTLYKDASCHGLLSRHAP from the coding sequence ATGGAGAAGTTCTGGACGTATTTGATGGGTATTAAGGTGATTGTGCACACCGACCATGTGGCACTTCGGTATTTGATGAGCAAAAAAGATTCTAAGGCAAGGTTGATGTGGTGGGTGCTTATTTTGCAAGGGTTTGATCTAGAGATTCAAGACCGTAAGGGTAGTGataatcaagtggcggaccacctATCCCGTTTAGAGAAGGATGGGAGGCCActtgacggccttgagatcaatgattcatttccctaCGAGCAAATCCTATCCATTTCAATGACCAGGATGCCATGGTTCGTCGATCTAGCCAACTATCTTGTGAGCAGCATTGTACCGAATGAGTTGTTTTCAAACCAATggaagaagctcaaacaggaTTATTTGgattactattgggatgagccatatctTTTTCGAATATATACCGATTGGGTGATCCGGCGATGTGTGTTGGAAGAAGACCAAATGGGAATTCTTGAGGCTTGCCACTCTTCAccgtatggtggtcaccatggtggagcgaGAATGGCTACAAAAGTTTTgacttgtggattctattggcctacccTCTACAAAGACGCTAgttgtcatgggctgctttccagacacgccccatga
- the LOC138881273 gene encoding uncharacterized protein has protein sequence MKSLTINVPLVEALEQMPGYAKFMKDLVTKKILMNYETIEMTHQVSAIVHLMVPKLEDPGAFTIPCTIGNADFTKELCDLEASINLMPYSVFKTLGIGQPRPTSMRLQMEDQTMKRPLGIIDNVLVRVDKFILPRIL, from the coding sequence atgaagagtttgaccaTTAATGTGCCGTTGGTTGAGGCATTGGAACAAATGCCGGggtatgcaaaattcatgaaggatTTGGTAACCAAGAAAATATTGATGAATTATGAAACCATCGAGATGACTCACCAAGTGAGTGCTATTGTGCACTTAATGGTTCCAAAGTTGGAAGATCCGGGCGCTTTCACTATTCCTTGCACTATTGGGAATGCCGATTTTACTAAAGAATTATGTGATCTCgaggcaagtatcaacttgatgccctactcggtgttcaaaactttgggaattgggcaaccaagacccacatccatgaggttgcaaatggaaGATCAGACAATGAAGAGgcctttgggtattattgataatgTATTGGTTCGGGTTGACAAGTTTATTCTCCCGCGTATTTTGTGA